CTCTTTTGATGAATCTTGACAAAGTTGGCGGTCTCGATGCTGGCGAGCTGGCCTTGCTGCGAAAGATCGGGGCCCGGGTGAGTGCGCATCAGGCCGATAATCTGCAACTACAGGCCTGGTATGACGCGAAAGTGAAAGTCCCGAACCTGGGTCTTGCTCTACCGGAGCGGACCGGCTCGCGGGTGAGGACAGTGGCGGGCTGGCCTGGCATGGTTGTAGACGCTTTGGAAGAACGCCTCGATATTGATGGGTTTGACGGGCCCACGCGTGAGGCAGCAGGTCAGATTTGGGCAGAAAACTACTTGGATTCACAGTACTCAGAAGCCCACATTGAAGCTCTGGTGCACGGGGTCGCCTTTATCGTTACTGATAAGGGCGGGCCGGGAGACCCGCAGGTGGTTATTACTGTGGAGTCCCCACTGACCACGAGCGGGATTTGGGACCCGGTACGCCGCCGCCTCTCGGCTGCCGCCACTTTCATTACTGACCCGGAAAACCCTGCCCGCGTGTTGGCTGCTACCTTGTACCTACCTAATGAGACTATCCAGCTAGATGGGGACGGTACCGGCGCGTTGCAGGCTCGTGACAGTATCGCCCATAATTTGGGCCGTCCCACGGTGGAGTGTTTAGTCAATCGTCCTCGTACTTCTAAGCCGTGGGGGCGCTCAGAGATTACTGAGCCGATTATTTCTTATACGCAAGCTGCTATCCGCACTCTTTTGCGGGCGGAGATTGGTTCAGAGTTCTTTTCTGCCCCGCAACGGTACGTGTTGAACATGAGTGAGGACATGTTCGGCCCGGATAGGTCGATGGCTGAGCAGGCCCTGAAAATGTATGCGGGCCACATGATGATGTTTAGTGCGGGAGATCCGGATGATCCGGTACCCCAGTTGGGCCAGTTCGCGGCTTCTAGTCCGGCACCATTTATTGAGATGGTGAAAATGTATGCGCAAATGGTTGCGGGCGAGGCCGCCTTGCCGCCCACCTATTTAGGGTTTGTGACAGACAACCCGGCTTCAGCGGATCAGATTAGGGCTACTGAGGCAAGGCATGTAAAGCGTGCTGAACGCCGTCAGCGTACTTTTGGGCGGGCCTGGCAGGCAGCTCTTACTACTGCTGTCGCATTAGGTGGGGGCACGTTCCCTGATAACAGGTTGGCGGTGCGGTGGAAAGATGCTTCTACCCCGACTAAGGCGGCTACTACTGACGCGGTAGTTAAACAGGTCCAGGCCGGGATTTTGCCGACTAATAGTCCGGTTACTTTCCACGAGCTTGGTTTTGACGAGGCCGCCACTAACCAGCTCTTACAGGCCCAGGCGCAAATATCTCGCCAGCAGGTAATGCTAGCAACCCTTGCTGGCGGGCAGCTGAATGGGCCGGGTGCGGGGGTAGATAGGGGCCCTGGGGGCGAATGAGTAAGGAGGAGGTATGGCCGATCCTTCGGTAGAACTAGAGGACCTGTATAAGGCTCTTGAGGGCCGCTATTTTGGTAGTGCCCGCCTGGAGATGGAAGCCCTAATGGAAGTCCTCTTCGCGCGGGCAACCCAGGGGGCGAAAAAGGTCTGGGCTGCCCGCCCAGAAGACAAGGAAGAACTAGACGAGTATCTGTTCAATCAGCTTGTTGAACTCTCGCAGGGGCCATTGTGTCAGAGCGCGGATGATGTGGGAGCCCGCTATGTGAGTGTTCACCGCGCAGAGCAAGGCGCTGGCACTTCCCTGCCGCTTATAACCCCGCAAAGGGAAGGCAAACAGCTCCTAGGTGCTCACGCCCGCACGGTAATGGACGTACTTGCCTCGAAGGGCCAGTATGAGGCAGAAAAACGCTTCACCGGTATCTACGGGGACCTGGTGCTAAACAGGGTGCGTAACACGGTAAAACTATCAGCTAAGGCTGCTGGTAATAAATGGTGCCGTGTGCCTGAGGCGGGGGCTTGCCCGTTCTGTCTGATGCTGGCCTCACGCGGGGCTGTCTACGAGGATAAAACTACTGCTACCCGCTCTCAGGGCGGGAGCCGCTACCATGCGCACTGTAAATGCACGGCTGTGGAAATCCTGCACGAGGCCGACGTACCACCAGCTGCCCGCAGAGCGTGGGATCTGACCGAGAAATTCAACCTACGCACCGTTACAGACTGGGCCGCTGCC
The genomic region above belongs to Winkia neuii and contains:
- a CDS encoding phage portal protein; protein product: MNLDKVGGLDAGELALLRKIGARVSAHQADNLQLQAWYDAKVKVPNLGLALPERTGSRVRTVAGWPGMVVDALEERLDIDGFDGPTREAAGQIWAENYLDSQYSEAHIEALVHGVAFIVTDKGGPGDPQVVITVESPLTTSGIWDPVRRRLSAAATFITDPENPARVLAATLYLPNETIQLDGDGTGALQARDSIAHNLGRPTVECLVNRPRTSKPWGRSEITEPIISYTQAAIRTLLRAEIGSEFFSAPQRYVLNMSEDMFGPDRSMAEQALKMYAGHMMMFSAGDPDDPVPQLGQFAASSPAPFIEMVKMYAQMVAGEAALPPTYLGFVTDNPASADQIRATEARHVKRAERRQRTFGRAWQAALTTAVALGGGTFPDNRLAVRWKDASTPTKAATTDAVVKQVQAGILPTNSPVTFHELGFDEAATNQLLQAQAQISRQQVMLATLAGGQLNGPGAGVDRGPGGE
- a CDS encoding EndoU domain-containing protein, whose translation is MADPSVELEDLYKALEGRYFGSARLEMEALMEVLFARATQGAKKVWAARPEDKEELDEYLFNQLVELSQGPLCQSADDVGARYVSVHRAEQGAGTSLPLITPQREGKQLLGAHARTVMDVLASKGQYEAEKRFTGIYGDLVLNRVRNTVKLSAKAAGNKWCRVPEAGACPFCLMLASRGAVYEDKTTATRSQGGSRYHAHCKCTAVEILHEADVPPAARRAWDLTEKFNLRTVTDWAAARKDPAIIEYLLDNGIRDDPTRTVRLGPMLHPEIPTLDPLGPLPRPTLEDFDVNCFGKSQKRKSGKIKYYGGHLYGTGIPGKTEFPASWTADDIIYATELTLREPQRIVPRGSQRTSHFREVHGVVVEVSFYQVSPLEEPVYRHSVPINGNGVYFRGEDGVVMARPIDVSILGRGSYGHH